The Micromonospora sediminicola genome contains a region encoding:
- a CDS encoding GAF and ANTAR domain-containing protein: MPQAHPDLAAALIRLGRIKYDEVDVDVVLSIIAQVAKDAIPGTAEVSVTLVQGATAYTAAHTGELALTLDEWQYEQGRGPCLDAATTGAAMLVPDMAAESRWPEWAVRAHRAGAASSLSIGLPIQEAMVGALNIYGAAPRVFDEQVDLAQTLAGYAAIALANVHLYESTATLAQQMQEAMQSRAVIEQAKGIIMGQRRCSAEEAFAILARVSQDSNRKLREVAESLVDRAVHGGRD; encoded by the coding sequence ATGCCGCAGGCCCACCCCGACCTCGCCGCAGCCTTGATCAGACTCGGGCGGATCAAGTACGACGAGGTCGACGTCGACGTGGTGTTGTCGATCATCGCCCAGGTCGCCAAGGATGCGATCCCGGGCACGGCCGAGGTCTCGGTCACGCTGGTCCAGGGCGCGACGGCGTACACCGCCGCGCACACCGGCGAGCTGGCCCTGACCCTGGACGAGTGGCAGTACGAGCAGGGCCGGGGCCCCTGCCTGGACGCCGCGACCACCGGCGCCGCGATGCTGGTGCCGGACATGGCGGCGGAGAGCCGGTGGCCGGAGTGGGCGGTCCGGGCCCACCGGGCGGGCGCCGCGAGTTCCCTCTCGATCGGCCTGCCCATCCAGGAGGCCATGGTCGGGGCGCTCAACATCTACGGCGCGGCCCCGCGGGTCTTCGACGAGCAGGTCGACCTCGCGCAGACGCTCGCCGGGTACGCCGCCATCGCGCTGGCCAACGTCCACCTCTACGAGAGCACCGCCACGCTGGCGCAGCAGATGCAGGAGGCGATGCAGAGCCGGGCCGTGATCGAGCAGGCCAAGGGCATCATCATGGGTCAGCGCCGGTGCTCGGCCGAGGAGGCGTTCGCCATCCTGGCCCGGGTGTCGCAGGACTCCAACCGGAAGCTGCGGGAGGTCGCCGAGTCACTCGTCGACCGGGCGGTGCACGGCGGTCGCGACTGA
- a CDS encoding STAS domain-containing protein: MWLSCEVHGDVTTVSVAGEVDLSNAHLLAELLENVAGVRAPLVVVHLAEVTFFGAHGTEALVRARRLLTERGGKLVLHRPSRAVRRVLDVTGTLPGFEIVTRLPPDGVDQRPARPVAPDRAGVVELSGS, encoded by the coding sequence ATGTGGTTGAGCTGCGAGGTCCACGGGGACGTGACCACGGTCTCGGTCGCCGGCGAGGTCGACCTCAGCAACGCGCACCTGCTGGCCGAACTGCTGGAGAACGTCGCCGGGGTGCGGGCCCCGCTGGTGGTGGTCCATCTCGCGGAGGTCACCTTCTTCGGCGCGCACGGCACCGAGGCGCTGGTGCGGGCCCGGCGGCTGCTGACCGAGCGGGGCGGAAAACTGGTGCTCCACCGCCCCTCCCGGGCGGTGCGCCGCGTGCTCGACGTCACCGGCACGCTTCCCGGCTTCGAGATCGTCACCCGTCTCCCGCCGGACGGGGTCGACCAGCGGCCGGCACGTCCGGTCGCCCCCGACCGAGCGGGGGTCGTAGAGTTGTCCGGTAGCTGA
- a CDS encoding extracellular catalytic domain type 2 short-chain-length polyhydroxyalkanoate depolymerase → MKTPWKAVTTLAAALLLVLPGGVAARAASTPWTKTPVAGSLRSYPVSAVYVAGVSSGGYMATQLQVAYSARVRGAAIFAAGPYYCAQNTIPQALYGCGDNIYPTYLGNLETYTRAWAGYGWIDGTGNLSGQPVYVYHGNNDATVKKSVTDDLVRYYQDFGVSVRYDSGSAAGHSWVTPYGTVGCTATASPYLADCGTDPQGAFLGKLLGSVAAPNTGPLGGTLIRFGQDSFAVNGWANGLSMDGNGFAYVPSSCAAGTTCRLLVALHGCAQGYAKVGTAFVDRANLNQYADTNRLIVLYPQATATPVNPNGCWDWWGYLGATNYPIKGGAQVETIMNMVRRLDG, encoded by the coding sequence ATGAAGACACCGTGGAAGGCCGTCACCACCCTCGCCGCCGCACTCCTGCTCGTCCTGCCCGGCGGCGTCGCCGCCCGGGCCGCGAGCACCCCCTGGACCAAGACGCCGGTCGCCGGTTCGCTGCGCTCGTACCCGGTCTCGGCCGTCTACGTCGCCGGGGTCTCCTCCGGCGGCTACATGGCCACCCAGCTCCAGGTCGCCTACTCGGCCCGCGTCCGGGGCGCGGCGATCTTCGCGGCCGGGCCCTACTACTGCGCGCAGAACACCATCCCGCAGGCGCTCTACGGCTGCGGCGACAACATCTACCCGACGTACCTGGGCAACCTGGAGACGTACACCCGCGCCTGGGCCGGGTACGGCTGGATCGACGGCACCGGCAACCTCTCCGGTCAGCCGGTGTACGTCTACCACGGCAACAACGACGCCACCGTGAAGAAATCGGTCACCGACGACCTGGTCCGGTACTACCAGGACTTCGGCGTCAGCGTCCGCTACGACTCCGGCAGCGCCGCCGGGCACTCCTGGGTCACGCCCTACGGCACGGTCGGCTGTACCGCCACCGCCTCGCCGTACCTCGCCGACTGCGGCACCGACCCGCAGGGCGCCTTCCTCGGCAAGCTGCTCGGCTCGGTCGCCGCGCCGAACACCGGCCCGCTCGGCGGCACCCTGATCCGCTTCGGCCAGGACAGCTTCGCGGTCAACGGCTGGGCCAACGGCCTGAGCATGGACGGCAACGGCTTCGCGTACGTGCCCAGCTCCTGCGCCGCCGGCACCACCTGCCGACTGCTGGTGGCCCTGCACGGCTGCGCCCAGGGGTACGCCAAGGTCGGCACCGCGTTCGTCGACCGGGCCAACCTCAACCAGTACGCCGACACCAACCGGCTGATCGTGCTCTACCCGCAGGCGACCGCCACCCCGGTCAACCCGAACGGCTGCTGGGACTGGTGGGGATACCTCGGCGCCACGAACTACCCGATCAAGGGCGGTGCCCAGGTCGAGACCATCATGAACATGGTCCGACGGCTGGACGGCTGA
- a CDS encoding aldo/keto reductase, with product MDYVKFGSTGLEVSRLCLGCMSYGEPSRGGHPWSLPEDAARPFIQQALELGVTFFDTANVYSDGTSEEIVGRALKDFARRDDVVIATKVHGRMGPGPNRGGLSRKHIMSEIDASLRRLGTDYVDLYQIHRLDPGTPIEETLEALHDLVRAGKVRYLGASSMYAWQFAKALWLAERHGWTRFVSMQNHYNLLYREEEREMLPLCLDQGVAVIPWSPLARGLLTRDPQERTARAETDEFGRTLYARTEEHDRAVIDAVARVAEQRGVPRAQVALAWVARNPAVTAPIVGATKPHHLTDAVAALDLELTDEEVAALEAPYVPHPVAGF from the coding sequence ATGGATTACGTCAAGTTCGGGTCCACCGGCCTGGAGGTGTCCCGGCTCTGCCTGGGCTGCATGAGCTACGGCGAGCCGAGCCGGGGCGGCCACCCGTGGTCGCTGCCGGAGGACGCCGCCCGCCCCTTCATCCAGCAGGCGCTGGAGCTGGGCGTCACCTTCTTCGACACCGCGAACGTCTACTCCGACGGCACCAGCGAGGAGATTGTCGGCCGGGCGCTGAAGGACTTCGCCCGCCGCGACGACGTGGTGATCGCGACCAAGGTGCACGGCCGGATGGGGCCGGGTCCGAACCGGGGCGGGTTGTCCCGCAAGCACATCATGAGCGAGATCGACGCGAGCCTGCGCCGGCTCGGCACCGACTACGTGGACCTCTACCAGATCCACCGCCTCGACCCGGGCACGCCGATCGAGGAGACGCTGGAGGCCCTGCACGACCTGGTCCGGGCCGGCAAGGTCCGCTACCTCGGCGCCTCGTCGATGTACGCGTGGCAGTTCGCCAAGGCGCTCTGGCTCGCCGAGCGGCACGGCTGGACCCGGTTCGTCTCGATGCAGAACCACTACAACCTGCTCTACCGGGAGGAGGAGCGGGAGATGCTGCCGCTCTGCCTCGACCAGGGCGTCGCGGTGATCCCGTGGAGCCCGCTGGCCCGGGGGCTGTTGACCCGGGACCCGCAGGAGCGGACCGCGCGGGCGGAGACCGACGAGTTCGGTCGCACGCTCTACGCGCGTACCGAGGAGCACGACCGGGCGGTGATCGACGCGGTGGCCCGGGTGGCCGAGCAGCGGGGTGTGCCGCGGGCGCAGGTGGCGCTGGCCTGGGTGGCCCGCAACCCGGCGGTGACCGCGCCGATCGTGGGCGCCACCAAGCCGCACCACCTGACCGACGCGGTGGCCGCGCTGGACCTGGAGCTGACCGACGAGGAGGTGGCGGCGCTGGAGGCGCCGTACGTCCCGCACCCGGTGGCGGGCTTCTAG
- a CDS encoding ANTAR domain-containing protein, translated as MAAPSTDPGEALAELSRIRLDEVSLEDVLRRVAELANQTVPGSAHVTVTLAQGGRNSSAACTSDLARQLDEWQYRNERGPCLDAAASAASISLPDLAVEERWPEWAAHARAAGIGSSLSVGLPIQEAVTGALNMYGVAPHAFDSVAVRSAENFAAYAAVALANAHLYDSAATLARQMQEAMRSRAVIEQAKGIIMGERRCSADEAFALLSKLSQDANRKVREVAEALVANAGR; from the coding sequence ATGGCAGCCCCGAGCACGGACCCCGGCGAGGCGCTCGCCGAGCTGAGCCGGATCAGGCTGGACGAAGTGAGCCTGGAGGACGTCCTGCGGCGGGTCGCCGAGCTGGCCAACCAGACCGTCCCGGGCAGCGCCCACGTCACCGTGACGCTGGCTCAGGGCGGCCGGAACTCCAGCGCCGCCTGCACCAGCGACCTGGCCCGGCAACTCGACGAGTGGCAGTACCGCAACGAGCGGGGACCCTGCCTGGACGCCGCCGCCAGCGCGGCCAGCATCTCGCTGCCCGACCTGGCCGTGGAGGAGCGCTGGCCGGAGTGGGCCGCACACGCCCGGGCGGCGGGCATCGGCAGCTCGCTGTCGGTCGGGCTGCCGATCCAGGAGGCGGTCACCGGTGCGCTCAACATGTACGGTGTGGCCCCGCACGCCTTCGACAGCGTGGCCGTCCGCAGCGCCGAGAACTTCGCCGCGTACGCCGCCGTCGCGCTGGCCAACGCCCACCTCTACGACAGCGCCGCCACGCTGGCCCGGCAGATGCAGGAGGCGATGCGCAGCCGGGCGGTGATCGAGCAGGCCAAGGGCATCATCATGGGCGAACGGCGCTGCTCGGCGGACGAGGCGTTCGCGCTGCTGTCGAAGCTGTCCCAGGACGCCAATCGCAAGGTGCGCGAGGTCGCCGAGGCGCTGGTCGCGAACGCCGGCCGCTGA
- a CDS encoding SAM-dependent methyltransferase: protein MDLPRSFTIREGDLRVLNPIDEAKLATLGRVIGLVPDAELLDLCSGKGELLCTWARDHGITGTGVDVSTVFTTAARDRAAELGVADRVRFVHGDAAAYVPEHPVDVACCVGATWIGGGVPGTLELLDRALRPGGMALVGEPYWRIDPPDEETVAGSHARSRDEFRDLPGLVALFGACGWDLVEMVLADQDSWDRYAAAHWLNLRRWLDANPDDELAAELRRELTEDPLRYVRFQREHLGWGVFALLRR from the coding sequence ATGGACCTGCCACGTAGCTTCACCATCCGCGAGGGTGACCTTCGCGTCCTCAACCCGATCGACGAGGCCAAGCTGGCCACGCTGGGCCGGGTGATCGGCCTCGTGCCCGATGCCGAGCTGCTCGACCTGTGCAGCGGCAAGGGCGAGCTGCTCTGCACCTGGGCCCGGGACCACGGGATCACCGGCACCGGGGTCGACGTCAGCACCGTCTTCACCACCGCCGCCCGGGACCGCGCCGCCGAGCTGGGCGTCGCCGACCGGGTCCGGTTCGTGCACGGCGACGCCGCCGCGTACGTTCCGGAGCATCCGGTCGACGTGGCCTGCTGCGTCGGCGCCACCTGGATCGGCGGCGGCGTCCCCGGCACCCTGGAGCTGCTCGACCGCGCGCTGCGGCCGGGCGGCATGGCGCTGGTCGGCGAGCCGTACTGGCGGATCGACCCGCCCGACGAGGAGACGGTGGCCGGGTCGCACGCCCGGTCCCGGGACGAGTTCCGCGACCTGCCCGGCCTGGTCGCGCTCTTCGGCGCGTGCGGCTGGGACCTGGTCGAGATGGTCCTCGCCGACCAGGACAGCTGGGACCGGTACGCCGCCGCGCACTGGCTGAACCTGCGCCGCTGGCTGGACGCCAACCCGGACGACGAACTGGCCGCGGAGCTGCGGCGGGAACTCACCGAGGACCCGCTGCGGTACGTCCGGTTCCAACGCGAACATCTGGGTTGGGGAGTTTTCGCGCTGCTTCGTCGCTGA
- the kdpF gene encoding K(+)-transporting ATPase subunit F, whose translation MSAVNAVGLVLAIGLGVFLVVALLFPERF comes from the coding sequence GTGAGCGCCGTCAACGCCGTCGGCCTGGTGCTGGCGATCGGACTGGGCGTGTTCCTGGTCGTCGCCCTGCTGTTCCCGGAGCGCTTCTGA
- a CDS encoding ATP-binding protein: MGQLRTSPPPPQATELERWVLDTPEQLRDVRASLRDALNRHGLVQGEDLDEVPHMVLLVVTELASNALRHGRPPTIVTLRATDDCFLLEVADHDVSSVPELSDIHPLDSGGRGLFLAQSISLDVGWYATATTKNIWASFSR, from the coding sequence ATGGGACAGTTGCGCACCTCGCCGCCGCCGCCGCAGGCCACCGAGCTGGAGCGGTGGGTGCTCGACACCCCCGAGCAACTGCGCGACGTCCGCGCCTCGCTGCGCGACGCGCTGAACCGGCACGGACTGGTGCAGGGCGAGGACCTGGACGAGGTGCCGCACATGGTGCTGCTCGTCGTCACCGAGCTGGCCAGCAACGCCCTCCGGCACGGCCGACCGCCCACCATCGTCACGCTGCGCGCCACCGACGACTGCTTCCTGCTCGAGGTGGCCGACCACGACGTCAGCTCGGTGCCGGAGCTGTCCGACATCCATCCGCTGGACTCGGGTGGGCGAGGGCTGTTCCTGGCCCAGTCGATCTCGCTCGACGTCGGCTGGTACGCCACCGCCACCACCAAGAACATCTGGGCGTCGTTCTCCCGGTGA
- a CDS encoding FUSC family protein: MAAGDRPLFRRLRSAPALLVDRFRRVRAGAGLAAQAGLAAGLSWWVADSLLDITQPVFAPISAVVALAASVGQRVRRTVELIIGVAVGILIGNLLISVVGVGAWQLGLIVALAVVVAAFVGRSPALVVQAGATAVLIGTLTPTVPDLEAPRVLDALIGGGATLLVTAVLLPLNPLRIINRAAGPALDLLAEQLDRTADALRERDAEAARAARDRLRDNKKEMGSFGEAAQGAREAATLSPVYWTSREGPLGRYAKAVEPVDRAMRNSGTLIRRAVTLIADGERVPEPMPDAVSALADAARTLRKEFARGTPEPTRCRESALRAVAEAGHAYRAGVDFSGAVVVAQVRTAASDLLVATDVDQEEANRLVRSAFGPLDPPGTGDRTSRAGG; the protein is encoded by the coding sequence CTGGCCGCCGGTGACCGGCCGCTCTTCCGCCGGCTGCGGTCCGCGCCGGCGCTGCTGGTCGACCGGTTCCGGCGGGTACGCGCGGGCGCCGGGCTGGCCGCCCAGGCCGGGCTCGCGGCCGGCCTCTCCTGGTGGGTCGCGGACTCGCTGCTGGACATCACGCAACCCGTCTTCGCCCCGATCTCGGCGGTGGTGGCGCTCGCCGCCTCGGTCGGCCAGCGGGTGCGCCGCACCGTCGAACTGATCATCGGCGTGGCGGTCGGCATCCTGATCGGAAACCTGCTGATCAGCGTGGTCGGGGTCGGCGCCTGGCAGCTCGGTCTGATCGTCGCGCTGGCCGTGGTGGTGGCGGCGTTCGTCGGACGCAGCCCGGCGCTGGTGGTCCAGGCCGGGGCGACGGCGGTGCTGATCGGCACGCTGACGCCGACGGTGCCGGACCTGGAGGCGCCCCGGGTGCTCGACGCGCTCATCGGTGGCGGGGCCACCCTCCTGGTGACCGCGGTGCTGCTGCCGCTCAATCCGTTGCGGATCATCAACCGGGCCGCCGGCCCCGCCCTGGACCTGCTCGCCGAGCAGCTGGACCGCACCGCCGACGCGCTGCGCGAGCGGGACGCGGAGGCGGCGCGCGCCGCCCGGGACCGGTTGCGGGACAACAAGAAGGAGATGGGCTCCTTCGGCGAGGCGGCGCAGGGCGCACGGGAGGCCGCCACACTCTCGCCGGTCTACTGGACCTCCCGGGAGGGGCCGCTCGGCCGGTACGCCAAGGCGGTCGAGCCGGTGGACCGGGCGATGCGCAACAGCGGCACGCTGATCCGGCGGGCGGTCACGTTGATCGCGGACGGCGAGCGGGTGCCGGAGCCCATGCCGGACGCGGTGTCCGCGCTGGCCGACGCGGCCCGCACGCTGCGCAAGGAATTCGCCCGGGGCACGCCGGAGCCGACCCGGTGCCGGGAGTCCGCGTTGCGGGCGGTCGCCGAGGCCGGTCACGCCTACCGCGCCGGCGTCGACTTCTCCGGGGCGGTGGTGGTCGCCCAGGTGCGGACGGCGGCCAGTGATCTCCTGGTCGCCACCGACGTCGACCAGGAGGAGGCGAACCGCCTGGTCCGTTCGGCGTTCGGCCCGCTCGACCCGCCCGGGACGGGCGATCGCACGTCGCGTGCCGGCGGGTGA